The Scheffersomyces stipitis CBS 6054 chromosome 5, complete sequence genome contains the following window.
TGCTATGTTGGATCAATTTAATGAAGAGGTGGAAAGAGCTTCTGATAAAGTTCAAAGTGCAAGGAATAGGGCGAGAAACATTTTATAGAATTTTATAGACAGCATAACTAATGAAATGGATGACTAATACAACATTTCTGTAAGGCTAGGCTAGGTTAAACTGAAGTTTCCTCTTGCTTGGTATTTAAATTGAGGGTACGATTCTTGAATATAGGCGCTATTCTATTGAGGAATCGAATATTGCTTTGTATATTGACAAGCTCATCAGGGTTATCGATTTCTCCATTAACTATAGGATCAGAATTTTTAAGTAATTCGAGAGTGGATCTTGTGTTCAATATCCTATCCATGAATGAACCTGGAATCTTTTCCCGAAGTGCCCAGAAGCCACCtacattgttgaagaatgcaGCTACACCAAATCTTCTGGGAGGGTATGCCCTTCCAGCATTTTCCAAATGAAACACACTGGGGAAACATTGGGAGTAGAACCAAACCGCCGCACTTGAGCCAATTATTGCCCCACCTACAACGTCTCTTAGAAAATGACGATTATCACTGATTCTGGTGCACGCCACAAAACAGGCTACTATGATGGGGACTATAGtcaagaagatctttgTGGACATAGCTCTCTTGTCAAATACTTGAAATTTCCCAGCAATATTCAAACTTGTTACCACCATTCCACAAAAAACAGTGGACAGATGTCCACTTGGAAATGAGCGGAACCCCTCCTGGAGGAGGAATATGTTGTCGTTTGTGCATACTGCTACTGTCAGAAGACCCTCATCTGGTACCAAATCTATATCAGCTTGGCATCTGGAGAGAAGATCCGGTCGAGGTAAACCACAAATATTTTTCAACACACATGTAATCATCAATTGAGTTGCCATGCTCCCACATAGGCACGTAAGTCCAGCAAATATATCCCAAGCTCTTCTGGTTCCTGAGCTTGGGCTATAGAGAGCACATAGCACAAACTGAAGAAGGGGTAGAACCACCGTGATCACCAACAAGATATTAATTGGAATAACagtgtcttcttcagagacATGGGAATACATAAGGGAGATGTCGTTCGTCAGGAATTCATGGTACCAGGGTGGGATTACAGAGCCAAACAAAATTGCTACCGTTAGTATGGCAACATAGACGATCCAATCTACCACATAAGACAAGAATGACAAACCAGATATATCGTGCTTCATGTACGAGAACGACCAATCGTGAATATCCATGGGCATTGCTCTGCTCTGGGATGGtggaaatggctgcaaacAACCGCTATTTGGAAAGTGGGTGCAAATAGGGCTTTCTGGCGATTTCCGGGTAACACCAGTTGCAGAAATCATAAAAATTTAGTTTCGCTGATTTTTTCACTGTACTGAATTGAGTTCCATTAAgttttgtttttcttttcattaTACCATATAGatagttcttcaataaaTGCAAATTGGGATCGCTGGATTCCTATTTTGTGGCAGAATTCGTAAGTTTATATCTTTTTTATTTATCGGGAATATTTAGTGATGAGAAATCTTCGCCTTTATCGATTCTAATGAGAATACAAAAAGTTTACACCAAGATCTACGCTGACAAATTTACCGATAATATCCGTGCATGAATACGAGGAATGTCATATTAACCATGATTATCTAGTGTCTATGATAAAGATTCAAtagttttcttcttagtTTGTAGTGTATAATTGTGGGTAGAGCTCTTGTAACACAGAACCCCAAGCACGGAAACCAGCTTctatctcttcttcagtaaGGAAACTGATACAGACTCGGACGTTATTCTTACCCCAGCCCTGTTTATCACCCTCCACCTCAAAGTGGTCTCCCGAAGCCAACACCACTTTATATTTTTCCTGTAGAACTGTAATTACTTGGTTATGATCAATATCACCAGGGATCTTCACCCACAAGAAGTATCCTCCATCTCCTCCGAATACGACTGCGGAAGGTGGCAAGTATTTTTGTGCACTGAAAAGAACTGTCTGGGCTCTCGATTTGTAGGCAGTTTTGAACACTTCTAAGATCAGTTCTATTTGGCCAGTTTTAATCAAATCTTGAATTACCAACGATGCCAATTGGCCAGGAGTACCTCCTGATTTGTTAGCGCCAGTGACTGCTAACTGCTCCACTAACGCTGGCGTTGGAGTTTCTTGCCAGCCTACTCGCAAACCTGGAGCAATTATCTTGGAAAAAGTAGCATTGGAGATGGTGTTACCGAACTTCTTGTAAGGTGGAAGAGTCACCTGATCCAAATAGTTGAAGCGTGGAAGTGGCTCATCTCTATCAGTATAGTCCAAAAACTCGTAGACATCGTCACTGATGATTAATAAATCGTACTTTCTAGCCAACTgaatcaacttttctctGGTTGCAACAGAGTAAGATATACCACCAGGGTTGGAAAATGTTGGAACCATGTAGATTACGAAACGGTACAACTTTCTTTGGCCTCTAATCGGATCCTTGATaatattgatttctttaCCTTCGCCATCCTGCAAGCCAAGACTGTggtacttcaacttctgttCCAAATGCTCCAAGTCAATTTCGTACTCAGCACCAGGGGTTTCTTTGATAGCCGTGAGCTTGCCTTCAAAGCCTGTATCAATAAACACACTATTAATCAAAAAGTAAGTTGGAGAGACTATAAACGCTTGCTTTGTTACCGTGGATGGATCAGTAGTGGAAACCAAAATATTGGCAATACCATAGGATGCTCCAGCCGTGAGGTTGACATTCTCAGGTTGGGAAAGATTGTGTTTAAACTTCTCGTTTGTCCAATCACTGATGGTTTTTCTGACATCATAGTTTCCAGGATCTGTCCCGTAGGAAAGTGGATGTTGGTTCAATGGATCAATATCATAGGCCAAATAGTCACTACCAAGCAATACCTTATTGTAGGAATCGGCCACCTGCTGAACAGGGAGCAAATTACGGGTCGGATGacctttgaagaaattgatggGTCTCAGCATACTTGGGGAATGTCAATTGAAGAGACAACAGTTGGAAATAGGATGTGTAAAGAATCATGATGACTACATCAGCCATTTGCTCCCCCAATTGTGGAGTTATTGAGTCACGTGATGTAATTTAAATTATGCACTATAGAAATGAGTAGATACAATTCAGAGATGCCAAGCAGGGTGGGATAAGGGTCAAGGTCAAGGCCAAGGGCAAGGTCAAGGAGATTGAAATAGAAGTTTATTGTAGAAAGAATACGACGAATATTATTGGATCCCAATATAAATTATTGAGTCGTGGATATATTCTAAGAATTTTCATTACTTTGGCGTAAATACTATGCGAAgcttgaaattgtagaagataTGATCTACTACAGTATACAAAAGTGACAAGAAACGAAATACTTTAGAATATTTTACCAAGTTCTCTACAAAATCTAGAGCCAACCAAAAGCCTAAAAAAAAGCCAATAAAGCTAACATTTCGCTTTATTCTAGAAGCCTAGCACTTAGTGGTAATTTGCACAGTAATTTCGCATTCATTCTGGAGTCGTAAGTCAAAATCTCATATTAAATACCATCCTGCACATGATCACTGCGCTAGACCAATGAAAAACATTAATTTGTAAAAtctccaacttgatcaCAGCTAGTAGAAGAACCCAAATACTATATTCCACAACCATGCCTTCCACTGCCGGCTTTATACTCAGCGGCTTGCTTGGTGCTGCCACTAGAAGAGTCCAAGTCCAGCTTATCGGTAAAAACTACCCTCGTTCCTTAGACAGAGTCACAGGCTACGTTTTGTCCTCTGCTTTGTTCGTGGGAGGCTACTATATCTTCGATGGTTACgtcgacaacaacagaaagCTCttgcaaagaagattggCTGTGTTGCGTGAACAAAGAGCCGTCAAGGATGCTTTCTTCGAGTTCGAAGAAGAGCCTGACCACAGAATCACCGCAGACAAGAGAGGCAGATTCTTCTCCTTGTTCGACAAGTATGGTGCTTCGTATAAATAAGCACATCAACAGTAAGATTAGCTGCCTATGATTGTTTGATTATGATTGTTTGATTATTTGATTGAATCATTAAAGTGGTCATGTGGTTGTTAAATCATTTTtacttgttttctttgattgCCAAAGCTACGGCTTGGGCATGCCGTGAATGTCCaaccttcttcatttgCATCTGTATAATATTATACGTGATTCAGTTCACCTTACAAAGTATACGAATTTCATTATTTATTCTTATAGAATTACATGTAGCTGTAGATCGGGGTGATCGATTCTATTAATTagtcttcatcatcttcttcttcctttgcCTTATTGAAaactccatcttcttcttcttcttcagacaCATCGCTATCGTCAGATTTGCTGCCGGCATCGCTgtcgaattcttcatctacatcaCTGCCACTGGCGCTGTAATTATCACCATCTCCTCCATTATAACTAGcgtcatcgtcttcttcatcttcactttcattgAGCTGGTTCAATGCCGAGACgggttcttcttctgcacCACCTTCGCCCTCTTCATCCTTGGTCTCTTTGGTCTTTTCTCTGAGTGTGTCATCAAACGAATTGTCGTTAATATTCTGTGATTTTATAAAGTCGTCAATTACTTGGAAAAAGGCATGGTCTATCATACTGAACTCCAAggtcttttcttcgttgttaTCAGCAACCGTAAGCAATAAGTTAAACGTCAATctggtgatgttgttgTAGGAAGTGTACATGATCTTTGCGACATCAAACATCAAGATTGGTTTCTTGAACCCGTGAATTATATATGACCTGCTATGTTCGGTGCCAGTAACAAACAAAAGAACTCCTTCCTTGGCGCCCCTGTGACATTCTACAATAATTAAGTTATTATTTCcgctgttgctgctggagACAGCGACAGCACTGTCTCTGTTTAGAGTGTACTTAATATTTGAAAGGGTAGGACAGGGCAAGTagttcatcaagttgacaCCACAAAGCTTGAACTGTCTCTGGAAGTAATCGATAATTCTCTCCTGAATTGGATTCATGTTGACGTTGGTAGGCgattctttttcaaactgATGCTCGATATCAGGCGGAAGCTTTCCCTGACTGATCATCTGTTTTTTGACCATATCAAGATTAACTTGTAAAACGATTGGATCCTTGACCGCGCTTGAACCAATGTACTCGTCTTTGATCCAGAAGCACAATAATGCAATCGACTTTTTCAGTGGGTTGGATGAATTTCCTACAATTGGAATGAAGGCACAGAGCTTAACACACTCAGTCAAATCAATTACAGAAATCTCGGGCACACGAGTGGTAGGATGAACAATAGATAAGACCGGAAGTGGTTGtccatttctttcaatCAAATGGAATATCAAgctcatcttctttcttatGGGCGAAATAAACGAAGTCTGGAtaatttcaaaaatgatGGTTTCTTCGACAATTGGGTCTTTGAGAGTAATCAAGACAGAATTGGACGGTTCattttggttttgaatTTGGTTTTGGACTACTTGATGTTGGGGAGGTTGTATTTGTTGtggagttgaaattgatgtAGATCCATTGGTCTTGGGTCTTTTTGGTAGAGACTCTTCATTGAGAAGGTGGTTGTACAATTTGGCGAAAACTGTTTGAGATTGTGGATACAGACTTATGATGGCCATAATGTCGGCCTGTAAGTCCGGAGGCAATGTAGACAACCAATCGGAcattttgaagtttttTGGGTTTTTGGGTTTTTGATGTTTTTGGAGCTTTTTAGATTTGATAGTATAAACACAAAAAATGTATGGACTATAAAGCAAAATAATACTAGCACCGaaggaagtgaaaaaatgTGTAGTGGTATCAATAGAAAAAATGTGTTTCAAGATTTTCTCCAAACGTTTACTAAGATTATCTATAGTAGTGTTGGGAAAGCACGTCAAGCTGAGAGGTTGACAAAACGCGAAAATCTCAGGAGGACAACTTCGGTAACCCCTGGCAAATGAATCtggaagaaggtgaagGTCGTTGTGATctcgttgaagttgatagcAAGATCGATGACATAAATGCTGATGTAAACATACAACAAACAGGTAGTAATCCTACCAATATGGCAAATTTAGAGATCACCAAAAAAGGAGTACTAGACATTATTACTCCTAACAATACTCACGATGACGAGAACTTGGAATCCCACCATCAGCTCTTGAACCACAATAGCGGTATTCTAAACATCCTTCCCTCTCTTTTAGAAGGTATCATAGTTCAAGAGTCTCCGTATTCAGTTCTTATGCGACATCTCAACCAGACAATGCTTACAAATTCGCTGGTTGAGTTACGACAGTTGCGAAATAAGGTGATATCGCTAACACTGGAAGGAAAAGACGTTTCTTCGTCACCTACCTTGACTCGGATcgacaagaacaagaacgTAATGTTGACATTGACATTTGGCGAGACATATCTAAATGCGATAGAGATCGTATCCCAAGACTGGCAGTGGATGGAAGTAGAGGTATTGGGCATTGAAGCTAGGAAATTTGACCATATTAGGAAACGAGAATTGGTTTTGCAATATTTGTCACGAATGCAGAAACCACCAGAGCTCGATAGTTGTCTTCTAAAGATTACTGTCAAACAGAAAATAGCGTACCCtggaaagaagacgacCCAATTAAGACTACAACAGGAGCAGGAGCTCCTAAAAGAGTTACACGAGTTGGAATTGCGCCAAATGCTACAGAAAGTGGGTTTAGACTACGACGGAGATGGCGTGCTTCGCAAAGTTAGTGAAAgtgaagataatgaaaagTTCACTGACACCAAGTACATATCAAAAAGGGTCTCTGAAATAAAGAAGGTGTTAGAACCTGATTCCTTTACGCGGCAGAACTTGGTGgattttgaaaattggTATTGTAACTGTGAAGAGTATCAAGAATGTTACTTAGAACTGGAGCAGGACGCTATTCCCAGAAAAATCATAAGCCCTAACCAACTACTATCATTGTATGGTGCGGCCGAACTGGAAACTGgacgattgcaaaatctgaaGCTAACGGAAATGTTGCGAAAATGTCCCACAAACTTAGTAGACCCAATTCCGTTGTGCAGCCACTTGGTTCTGGTGTTAATGGTGGCACTCAATGGAATGGATGGCAAGTGGGACGTGGGAGAGTAGAAGAACAGTCGATAATGAATCCTGGAGCCTCGTATTTATATTTTCGGAGTTAGAGATGGCTGCAACTGAATAATTGCGCAATTAACATACGTATCTTAAAACGTTGAGTTGTAAGATTCGTGAAAATAGAATGTTTATTGTTTGAAGTAAAAGGATTACGAACTTGAGATTCCCAGATATAAATCTCGATTTGTCTACTGGTGCTAATTTATTGATAATGCATTTATATATGTGGATATATATACTGATATGTTTATAATTTTATCACCTTTGTATATTCTGTCTTTCAAGCAATTGTTATCAATGTTGGCACATATCCACTCTGTCTTGTCAATTACAAATTTTTCTGATTCAAAAAATTAGCCAAAAGGTACCAATACGATCCTATCACTAACTCAATCCTATTCTAACCACACCTGTCTGCCAAAGCATTCCACCTTTGACCCAACCATATCCTGGTGTCCCAACAACTACTACTGTACATATCCGACTTATCTCGTGCACCGACCGGTCGTGCACTGAACAGAAAATTCCTCAGGCCCTGAAAAAAAGGATTTTAAGGTAATTGGAAATCAACGTTGTACCACTGGATTCTAGTTTTCTTATTCAGGATCTTCCATCTGCCTACACCCATATATCGCTGTTAGCGTTCCAACCCTTGCATTTTACATCACCGAGTGTATACGCGTCCCACGTAGCATTCTTAGCATCTTCAGCATATCCTCTTTTACGATTTCCTTAGTAGTTTTGTCAGCTGCGTTGAACACCTCGAACCTCTCAAACACCTCCAAAACCTCGTCCAATTCAGATACCTTGTCAACACCATTTACAACATCTTTCCGATACACCTACCATAACATAGATAGACACGTCTATCTGCTTTCCATTTAAACTAAGCTCTGTGATCAGTCCATGTTCTTGAGCATACCATAAAGCGATCCATCTATCTAACACACTATCTATTACATTATAGCCACGATATCGCATCCACATATCGCACTTCATCCCCATCAGGTCTACAAGTTCGAGCAGCACAATGTCCACCTCGTCATCCACATCTAACACCGGACCCAATCGCTTCCGTGGAGATGCCGCTAGTTTTTCTCCATCGAACCCTCCTAGCACATACCAATCCTACACACCCCAGCAGATGCAACAACAGCTCAACCACCCCAACCAGTCgcagcagcagcaccaccagcagcaacaacaatattTGCAACAACAACTATACATGCAATACGCAGCTCCGCAGGGCTATCCCATGATGCAGATGGCTTATCCTCCCTCGTTTTTCATGCCTGTGTATCCTCAAGACATATACTACCAGAACCAGCCTTATATTatgcaacaacaacatcagCAGCAACACATGCAATTTGCTCCCAACTCTGCACCAGCTGTGAACATGAGCTCCTCTAGCTCCTCCAACAGTTACAACCCTAGAGCCAAAGgtaataacaataataagAGGTACAATAATCATGGTAGCAATAATGGGTCTTTcagcaacaataacagTCATAACAACCTTGCCGGTTCTAATGGCTACAGTTATGTCGATTCTGCTGGCTCGAGTGTAGCTTCCACAACTCCTACCCCTAATACTAATTCGCCAGTCGTCAACAAAGTTACACTCAGTCACTCTacagaatcagaaaagaCTGGCTCTCCAGCTACTGCTACCACCGTCAAACTTTCAGAGCCTAAGGCTGTGGCAATAAAACCATCCAGCTCTAATTTACTGGATAAGCCGTCAGCAATAGACAGCAAAAGCATAGACTCCGTCAGCGTGAGTGCCAGTCATTCTCGGTCTTCATCTAATAACACTGCATTATTGAAAGAGCAATCATATCCATTGCTCATCAATTCATCTCTCGGCGATTTCGTCGCTAAGCAACATTCTGCTGTCCCTTGTCGCAAGCAATTATCCAAGGACAAATACGATAGATTGAAAAACTTCAAGCAACAAAGTACAGGTGGGTTGTTAATCAAAACTAATGTTATTAAAATTATAGACTACAACACAAACACCTCCTACCTTACTAATGAAAAACATAACGATGAACATGACAACGATAATTCCACTAATACTACCAACGATAATGCCGCCCATGATGATGTTCAGACTGACTACGATATTAAGCCCAGGGAAGAAAACTTGGCACCTACGACCCCCCCTGTGGCTCTTGTCAGTAACTGGGCAGCTATCTTGCAATCATCGAATACTCCGGTTTCTACTAAAAAGGTAAAACACACAAGATCTAAGTCATCAGTAGGTTCAGCTTCCGCAGTGGTTGCTCCTTTTCCATCTAGCTCAGAATCCTTGTCCACTACTACTCTCTCTTCGGTTACAAAGTTTAATATGAGCAATGAATCAGTTTTGCCTTTGGGTatcttgatattgaagataaTGTATGATCCAAACTATAGTGTGTTTGGTGAAGATAACGAATTGCCCGTGTTCAAGATTGCTCCGAGGGGTTTGACCAACACAGGAAACATTTGTTACATGAACTCCATTTTGCAAATGTTACTCTACTGTGTTCCATTCAATCgtttattgaaattgattgAGGACAAATCGATAGGAACTTTGAACAGAGCATCGCCTACTCCTTTATTGGATGCAACGATtaagttcttcaacgatTTTTCTGACAAGACTTCGGGGCTTTCTTCCGAAGTGGAAGATGCTTCTGAGAGTGCTATATCTCCTGAAACATTCTATATGACTTTGATTTCGCATGAGAAGTTCCTGCATTTGAAATGGggacaacaagaagatgcAGAAGAATTCTTGGGCTACTATTTGGATGGTTTGCatgaagaattcttgagTGAAATAAGGAAATTGAATACGCCGAGCGTCGATTCGCTTATTCAAACGTTTTCAAATGAGAACGAGAACGTGGAAAAGGTCAGTatgttcaagttcaatatcaagaatACAGTGAAGTTAATTAAGAATGAGAACAAAAGTTCGGTCGAGTCCaaggatgaagataatgacAATGAATGGAATGAAGTCGGCTCTAATAACAAAAAGATCAGCGTTAAGAGAACAGTTGAAATAGAGCCAAGTCCTATCAATATGATTTTTGGTGGGCTGTTCAAGTCTGTTCTCATTGTTCCAAAAGCCAACAACCCtaatcaatttcaaaagtcTATTACATTGGATCCATTCCAGAACCTTCAATTAGACATTTCTGAAGCTGATACCATTGAAGATGCATTCCTCAACATGAATaagttggagaagatcAGTTATAAGAACAACGACAAGGAAgttcaattgaagaaacaaacttTCATTGACAGATTACCAGAAGTGTTGATAATACATTTAAAGAGATTTTCATATTTAAAGGATAAAGAGGTTGGAAtagagaaattgagaaagaaagtcGATTACGCTCATGATTTACATGTGCCTTCAGAAGTGttgtccaacaagaacatcatTTCCAATGCCGCAACctcgttcaagttgattggtGTTGTTTACCATCATGGTAGTAGTGCTGAAGGAGGTCATTACACTAGCGACGTTCTTAGAAGCGAcactttcaacaacaaccagaagaagtccaaCGTGGCCAACGACTGGTTGCGTATCGATGACACCACACTCAAGCCTATCTCTGTGGACGAAGTCTTGAACGGCGGAACTGAAGAAAGTATCAAAAATGCCTACATTTTGTTATACGAAAGATACAACTAGGCACTTACTGACGAAAATCATGTAACATAGAAACGAATATTTATAAGAAATCGCATAAAGAGGGTTAATAAAAGTATTATATTTTAaaaatttgtagaattttGCATGAATTATTATAAATTTAGCAAGAAACCTCGAGAAGAGAGTAGAATTACGAAAGTTTATTAAATTGAAAAAAGTGTCACGTCAATTGGAAGAGACCTTAATTATCCAATAGCACAGTATACAACATAGTATGATAGAGTACGATATAATTTAGTGGCTTTAGAGTAGATCGTAGAGATAATTGAAGGTGCGAAAAAATCAGAGTTTAAGTATGGAGAAAAAGCAATTTAAGATGCAATCAATTAAGTCAATTGAGTCAATAATTGACTTTCCCTGCAAGATCAAGCCGATCATTTTTTGTCAGAAATTCGTATCTGACAGTTGACCTGGCTATTGGAGGGGTTCAAAATATTTCTGGAAACTTGAGATTTTCTCGAGACTGTCTGATATTTTACTTCCAAGAATATCATCCCCGAAATGGCGGAAAGGAGCCAACACTCGTGTGAGCTTAATTTACCACTGGTAGCCaatagaagagaagaagtggTATTTACGTAAGAGCATGAAAACGCAGGCGGGCAACTGCATCCGCATTGGGCAAACCGGCAACCCAATCCAGCGCAACTGCATGGTACTTTCCGACAATCCCAACATCAGTGCACAACTACCGAAAAGACAGTTTCCGCCTAGGCTAAATTTCAGGGGCGGCAGAAACGAACTCAGAACAGCATCGGATGTTACCAGAGGCTTGGGTCAAGGTAGGGACCAACCC
Protein-coding sequences here:
- the RTT106 gene encoding Regulator of Ty1 Transposition, whose amino-acid sequence is WLSTLPPDLQADIMAIISSYPQSQTVFAKLYNHLLNEESLPKRPKTNGSTSISTPQQIQPPQHQVVQNQIQNQNEPSNSVLITLKDPIVEETIIFEIIQTSFISPIRKKMSLIFHLIERNGQPLPVLSIVHPTTRVPEISVIDLTECVKLCAFIPIVGNSSNPSKKSIALLCFWIKDEYIGSSAVKDPIVLQVNLDMVKKQMISQGKLPPDIEHQFEKESPTNVNMNPIQERIIDYFQRQFKLCGVNLMNYLPCPTLSNIKYTLNRDSAVAVSSSNSGNNNLIIVECHRGAKEGVLLFVTGTEHSRSYIIHGFKKPILMFDVAKIMYTSYNNITRLTFNLLLTVADNNEEKTLEFSMIDHAFFQVIDDFIKSQNINDNSFDDTLREKTKETKDEEGEGGAEEEPLNESEDEEDDDASYNGGDGDNYSASGSDVDEEFDSDAGSKSDDSDVSEEEEE
- a CDS encoding predicted protein, with the translated sequence MPSTAGFILSGLLGAATRRVQVQLIGKNYPRSLDRVTGYVLSSALFVGGYYIFDGYVDNNRKLLQRRLAVLREQRAVKDAFFEFEEEPDHRITADKRGRFFSLFDKYGASYK
- a CDS encoding predicted protein, which codes for MANLEITKKGVLDIITPNNTHDDENLESHHQLLNHNSGILNILPSLLEGIIVQESPYSVLMRHLNQTMLTNSSVELRQLRNKVISLTSEGKDVSSSPTLTRIDKNKNVMLTLTFGETYLNAIEIVSQDWQWMEVEVLGIEARKFDHIRKRELVLQYLSRMQKPPELDSCLLKITVKQKIAYPGKKTTQLRLQQEQELLKELHELELRQMLQKVGLDYDGDGVLRKVSESEDNEKFTDTKYISKRVSEIKKVLEPDSFTRQNLVDFENWYCNCEEYQECYLESEQDAIPRKIISPNQLLSLYGAAESETGRLQNSKLTEMLRKCPTNLVDPIPLCSHLVSVLMVALNGMDGKWDVGE
- the YEY2 gene encoding Valine--pyruvate aminotransferase, with amino-acid sequence MSRPINFFKGHPTRNLLPVQQVADSYNKVLLGSDYLAYDIDPLNQHPLSYGTDPGNYDVRKTISDWTNEKFKHNLSQPENVNLTAGASYGIANILVSTTDPSTVTKQAFIVSPTYFLINSVFIDTGFEGKLTAIKETPGAEYEIDLEHLEQKLKYHSLGLQDGEGKEINIIKDPIRGQRKLYRFVIYMVPTFSNPGGISYSVATREKLIQLARKYDLLIISDDVYEFLDYTDRDEPLPRFNYLDQVTLPPYKKFGNTISNATFSKIIAPGLRVGWQETPTPALVEQLAVTGANKSGGTPGQLASLVIQDLIKTGQIESILEVFKTAYKSRAQTVLFSAQKYLPPSAVVFGGDGGYFLWVKIPGDIDHNQVITVLQEKYKVVLASGDHFEVEGDKQGWGKNNVRVCISFLTEEEIEAGFRAWGSVLQELYPQLYTTN
- the DPP4 gene encoding diacylglycerol pyrophosphate phosphatase, with product MDIHDWSFSYMKHDISGLSFLSYVVDWIVYVAILTVAILFGSVIPPWYHEFSTNDISLMYSHVSEEDTVIPINILLVITVVLPLLQFVLCALYSPSSGTRRAWDIFAGLTCLCGSMATQLMITCVLKNICGLPRPDLLSRCQADIDLVPDEGLSTVAVCTNDNIFLLQEGFRSFPSGHSSTVFCGMVVTSLNIAGKFQVFDKRAMSTKIFLTIVPIIVACFVACTRISDNRHFLRDVVGGAIIGSSAAVWFYSQCFPSVFHLENAGRAYPPRRFGVAAFFNNVGGFWALREKIPGSFMDRILNTRSTLELLKNSDPIVNGEIDNPDELVNIQSNIRFLNRIAPIFKNRTLNLNTKQEETSV
- a CDS encoding predicted protein (go_function cysteine-type endopeptidase activity; ubiquitin thiolesterase activity~go_process ubiquitin-dependent protein catabolism) yields the protein KPREENLAPTTPPVALVSNWAAILQSSNTPVSTKKVKHTRSNSESLSTTTLSSVTKFNMSNESVLPLGILILKIMYDPNYSVFGEDNELPVFKIAPRGLTNTGNICYMNSILQMLLYCVPFNRLLKLIEDKSIGTLNRASPTPLLDATIKFFNDFSDKTSGLSSEVEDASESAISPETFYMTLISHEKFSHLKWGQQEDAEEFLGYYLDGLHEEFLSEIRKLNTPSVDSLIQTFSNENENVEKVSMFKFNIKNTVKLIKNENKNNDNEWNEVGSNNKKISVKRTVEIEPSPINMIFGGSFKSVLIVPKANNPNQFQKSITLDPFQNLQLDISEADTIEDAFLNMNKLEKISYKNNDKEVQLKKQTFIDRLPEVLIIHLKRFSYLKDKEVGIEKLRKKVDYAHDLHVPSEVLSNKNIISNAATSFKLIGVVYHHGSSAEGGHYTSDSNVANDWLRIDDTTLKPISVDEVLNGGTEESIKNAYILLYERYN